The proteins below are encoded in one region of Lactuca sativa cultivar Salinas chromosome 3, Lsat_Salinas_v11, whole genome shotgun sequence:
- the LOC111906346 gene encoding axial regulator YABBY 1 isoform X2: MSSSASFQPDHHHHHHHLSPTPEQLCYVQCNFCETVLAVSVPCSSLFTTVTVRCGHCTNLLSVNMRAHLLPAAAAASANQLHFGHNFFSHQNIMEEMRNMTPSNLLMNQSIPESIGPVRVDELLKPPVVNRPPEKRQRVPSAYNRFIKEEIQRIKAGNPDISHREAFSAAAKNWAHFPHIHFGLMPDDQPLKKPSACQQEGDDLRLKDGFLSSGNVGVSPY, translated from the exons ATGTCATCATCGGCATCCTTCCAACcggaccaccaccaccaccaccaccacctctcaCCAACCCCCGAGCAACTCTGCTATGTCCAGTGCAACTTTTGTGAAACCGTTCTTGCG gtgAGTGTTCCTTGCAGCAGTTTGTTCACAACTGTTACTGTTCGATGTGGGCACTGCACCAATCTTTTGTCTGTTAACATGCGTGCCCATCTTcttcctgctgctgctgctgcctcTGCGAATCAGCTTCATTTTGGCCATAACTTCTTCTCTCATCAAAACATTATG GAGGAGATGAGGAACATGACCCCTTCGAACCTATTGATGAATCAGTCAATTCCAGAGTCTATAGGTCCAGTTCGAGTTGATGAGTTACTGAAACCTCCTGTAGTGAATAGGC CTCCAGAGAAGCGCCAGAGAGTTCCTTCTGCTTACAACAGATTTATCAA GGAAGAGATCCAACGTATCAAAGCAGGTAACCCAGATATAAGCCACAGGGAAGCCTTCAGTGCAGCTGCAAAGAAT TGGGCACATTTTCCTCACATCCACTTTGGTCTTATGCCTGATGATCAGCCCCTAAAGAAACCATCTGCTTGCCAACAG